atttcatattactttcGAGTAATAGGCCTAtgcttgtttctgttttgttagaatgaaaatgtcttttttatCAACTGTGTGATTGCGCTGTTTTCCATTTCTAGCCTGAATAGACCATTTCAGATGTGCCCTATGCTAGGTTAGTTACTGTAGTCACACTAGGCTAAGTTCCTGTTCAACTGATGTTGCCAAATTGTGGTGTAGGCCTTAAATTATGTTTACCTAAAGGTCTGATTGTGACTCGTGAAGGTTTCTGCTATTAAATGTAAACCAAGTTGCCCCTTTTTCTTCAAGAGTTAGGTCAAGTTATAGCCTAGGCCATCGCGTACGTGCTCTTCAGTGAAAATTTTTGCTGCGGCAGTTGCTGAatcattgttttcaaaatgtTGAAATTGTGCATTCTTTGTAACAGGGCAATATaaactgtgtattttttttacagaaattctgtatatttttttgataGGCTTATGTATGCCTTCTAAAGTGTAGGCTATATATTTTAAGGCACATGTGTTGATGTCTGCACgaggttttgtgtttttcttagtAGGAAGCACGGTGTTTTAGCCATATAGGCTAATGCATTTTGAGCATAAGTATTTTGCCATAATGACTGATTTACAGGATCTTTTAACATCCCTCGAAGCGAGCAGGCTAAAAGTAACGTATGGTCtcttgtatttcaacagagatctttcacattcacgattgatccctgatcccctttatctgctgagagcagCACTACAccaaatgaaagtccttcaaatgaaggcatcgtgcttaccccatatggaaaatgggaaagagcattttaaacgaagaagaagaagaagattccaaTGACACACTTGTCATGTTAGTTTGTTTTAGGCTAATAAGAACATTAGTTTTGATATTACCGTATTTAATGGCAGGTCTATCATGAAAGAACAGAATTGCAACAAAAACCAACAAATATGATTGACATCAATAAGACTTTCGTTATAGAACATACAGGTTAAAGCTAAACCTCACTATTAAAACTATATCAACTGAAGACAccatatttaatgtttatttcatgttttgaaatgtaaaatactgtatgatTATAAAGTTTTAAGCCTACCTTGAAAACCTCAAGTTTCAAACCCAGCTTACTCAACAATTTGTTAGCTACCGGGATATGATGAAGTATATTACACCCCCTGCTACTTCTGAAAATACACAAGTACTTATCTTagtacaaaaatctaaaaataattaattttccttgaagTTGTGAAATGTGAAATTTCACACATGGGATCcctagaaaaaggaaaaagaagaatccAATAAAGTGTAAGTCTTGTCAGCCCTttcatatagtttatataaaatttatgcaggAAACTTTGTGAAATTAACTGCTACAAATTCATGTAGTACTGcagaatcttttattttaatataatccCCAAAATTTGATCATTTTTCTCTGTGTTCTTCAGGCAAAACTGTGAAATGATCCTCGCACGTACTTTTCTTTGAAGggtgagaatttacacacaaaattgtaaaaagaaaaaagaaataggtaccaaatacaaaaatattgctggaaaatggttatacaaaaatatttctggaaaatggttatacagtggacccccatcTATTCACGGTTCTGGATTCGCGGACTCACTTATTCGCGGATTGTTTCtatggaatgtatatacacatttgcagaaattcgcctattcgctgtatttttcatagagaaatattcacaaattaatatattttcatattttcgtgactaaatgcactttttgtgatagaaCTATTAAAATGTTCAGGTGTAATCGTTTTTAGAGGGTTTCTTCGCTGTTTTGAACTATCACAGTAGGCAGTTACAAGCGTCTTTAGAGTGGTCCTAGTATTCGCGGaatttagctattcgtgggggtaGTGTTACGTATCCCCTGTGAATACCAGCGGTCgactgtataaatataattttggaaaatgGTTATATGTATTTGAAAACTCCAGAACCTCTTCATAATATTTTGAAGACTGTCTCTTTCTAAAGTGTCCTGTAAACTGTAACTGTCTCTTTCTAAAATGTCCTGTAAACTGTACAATATTATCAGAATTGATATAGCATTCAGGTAGAACCTACACAGAATATGGTGGAAAAGATGACATTTTCccaattttgaataaaaataggtAACATAGTGTCTTGTAATAGCAAAAGAGCATTCCAATCAtcagtgacttaaaaaaaatctagcttcattcagtaaattttctttgtatcCAGTGATGCAAGATAGTTAGTTGTACTTTGTTTAAAATTCAGCTAATTGAATACTTTCAAGATTGAATTTTTGGGCCTCAATTGCTTCTTTACCAACTTTCAGGAGGAATATCACATTCCAaatgtctttttcagaatttctttcagaaatttcGTATTTCTTCTTACAACATTAGCCAGTTCTCATTCTCAGTTTGTGTGCAGCCCAAAAACAGTGTCCCCCATGGATGACTTGCagcttccgtttattttagttgtcTTTTATAACAAGACCAGAGTCCAATATAGTCGGCATCTTAAATTTGCGGCGCTTTACTGCTTCTTCAATAATCTGAAGATTTTTGGTTACCACTCCCAGAGTCTCAGATTTGTCTACCAGACGACGTGATCCTGAAGAATAAGGATCCGCACCAGCCCGAGGGAAGGCATAAAGATCCTCTTGAACATTGTCAATTGGCGGAGAAGAATATGGGTCTCTTGAAAACTGACGGAATTTGTTGGGGGAATAAGGGTCCAGCTCATCATCGTAGTGTGGTCTTAAGGAACGCTGGGGAGCCTCGTTTATCGACGACTTGTACCACACAGAGAAACGCAGAGAGTTGCCAGACAGTGAACACGTCACAAGGCCTGGAGTGATGTTCGTTTCCGTCAAAGACGTCCCATTTATGTTTACTCCACGACCGTCGCCTTCCCAGCACAGTCGTCCTCTTCCACGTGGACAGTCTTTTTCCGGTGCTTCTTTCATGTTCGAGCCAAGAAAAGACTTGTCTCCCTCGCCAGTGCAGAGTTGAAAGAACGCTTTCTTTCCTGATGCTTCCCTGGCGGGAGACAGAGCTTCCATCTGGATGTAAGTCGTTTCCTTCTTACCTCCTCCCCAAGACAAGTCCAAAAACACCTGAGGGCACTGCTTCCCTAGAGCCACAATTTCGTCGTACTGAAATCAGGAAcatgaattacatatatttttcaagcAGAAGAGGCATTAAAATAGTCGCCTGTGCATTGAGGTGCTAGGAGCGAAAGGACATAATGTGTACTGTACTTGGCCTCCAAAActaataaatgttttgtttttacattaacTGAAAGTTATTGTTTAAAATTTGAATCAAACTATACTTCTTTTGCCGAACTTAGTTGCCATTCTTGAGTTTGAACGTCACTGCCAGTAATTTTAGCTTACTCTTACTTAGGTGCACATACTGCATCATTGCGAGTTGCAGATACTCAGATAAACGTATTGAGCAGAAGAGGAAACAATGTTATCTAGCTTTTCATATAAATTGCTAATCACCTTCCTTGTCTTCACCTTTGCCCATTTCTGTGTGAGGACACTATTTCCTGTCAACCTTCTCCACCACCCTCTGTCTAATGCATCTTGACCAGACCActgtagtcttctttcctgggtgGCCTTCGATACTTCCCGTACCTTAACTGTTCGTCTATTTCTGGCATGTAAATATTAATTGCTAATATACCCCACTAACCCCCTACAAGACCAGAatcaccttttcctttgataACTGAACTCCGATATGTATGCTCTCTAACTTTCCCCCTCGTTCAGTGGAACAATTCCCACGCAACCTCTCTCGTGCATCACCTTCACACGCTTTAAATCACAAGACTTTTTAGCTCTAAAGCAAGGTTACTTATTAGCTTGTTTGAAGTCCTCAGAAATGAACCTATCAGAGGATATAAGTACGCACTGTACTATATTTCAGTTCATAAATAAGATTTGCAATGaaaattgattatattttgaatttttggcatgttttgagataataattagaaaacatatggaatcagtgataatgtttttggcaattttgcaattaatatcacaaaattaaaaaaaaataataggcaccatctggcaaccctgcttgcgccccccttggaagcttctggcacCCCCTTAGGGGGTCGcaccccccagtttaagaatcactggtttAGGAGcagggaggtggagggaaggagaagaatagGAAGGTCAAAGTTCAGGTGGAAGGACAAAATAACAAATGACATGCATGAGAAAGGTTTAGGAATTCAGAATGCACTGGACGGAGGAGGGTGGAGAAGGCTAATTGGAAATGGCGACCTACAAAATTTGAAATGTGTACTCACGGGTAAAATAACGGCGTCCTCCGGCGGTGACTGCAGTTTCAGTGCGTGCAAAAGCAGGCTTTCGCCACTTTGTGTTACGGGGGCAGATTTGGACTTGGACTGAACTGCCCATACTGGGGCAAGGCTAGTCAGGATTTTCAGGTCATTCTTGGTCAGGTGATCTTCAGAATCCTGAAATACAGAGAAAGTCCTGCTTCACCAAGTAAGAAATGCTTATTTTTGGGTGCTCATCTAAATCTAGAGTtagacattactcaaggttctttgcagcatccctttggcccctagctgcaaccccattcgttcgttttactgttcctccgttcagaTTCTCTTCCATCCATCTTACTGtcccccctctcctaacaattgattcatagtgcgattgtgaggtttgcttcctgttacacctttcaaagctttttagtatcagtttccgtttccgtgctgaaaagttaagtataccttagttttaccagaccactgagctgattaacagctctcttagggctggcccgaaggattagacttattttacatggctaagaaccatttggttacttagcaacgggacctccagcttattgtggaatccgaaccacattatagcgagaaatgaatttgtatcaccagaaataaattcctctaactcgtcgtcagccggccggagactcgaactcgggcctagcgagtgctagtccacagctctaccgactcgcctaacaAAGagctgtttcagtgctgaatgacttcatagttcCTGTTGcatggccattggcctaaattcttcattctgttctattctaaatCTAAGAGTTTTAAAATTCCTTGTTaggaacctaacctaacctatacaCCTACCTGATCAGCTACAATGATGGCCCCAACTCAACTCTGTTGGAGTAAGGATTTCATAGTGACATGATCTTGTATAGTCTCCCAGTTCCTGCTTTTGCTAAGTAAACTGTTGTTAAGAGGGAAGAGCACGttccaaaatttttattcaataatatcaGTGTCAGGTATTTTTTGAGATCCTGAATAACTCcagggtttgtgtgtgtgaatgctaaTATATACATTGAGAAAGTTATGAGCCTCAGTGATATGAAACAGAACTAAGGATTTCACACTTTTCATCGGTTGTTATTTTTTGCAGTGCGGTAGCATCTCGGCTTCGACAGTCGTTTTGGGGGTCTGGCCTCTccgataagtaacaaagaccagGGAATTGTAGCTAACAAGTACTAAAATCCACTAAGTTGAGCTAAGAAATTGGTCGTAGGAAGAAGAGGTgttgggaagtacagaaagatatctcacttattaaaaagaaacgagagattagtaaataaataaatagatagaatgtGTTAAAATGCTAGAGTGGGCTTCTAGACCAATGTAAAGTATTGTTCTGAATATAGCACCCATAATTCCTTGCAGTGTTTTGGATACTGAAGAAGTGCTTTAGAAGAAATTAGggtatgaaaattttaaactaGTGCTATAGAACCTTAGTCCCCATTGGGGGCAttgttagtgccatcagtgcacctcacgaagtgtactgtaggcattacttgaggttctttgcaacattggcccctagctgcaacccctttcattgcttttactgcacttccattcatattctctttcttccatcgtactgtccaccctctcctaacaattgtttcgtcgtgcaactgcgaggttatcctcctgttacacctttcaaaccacctttattctcaatttacctttcagcgctgcatgacctcttaggtcccagcgcttggcctttggcctaaatcttatattcctatccTGTAGAACCTTAGTGAACATTTCTCATTACAGAACAGCTCTGCAGGTGATTAATGTTCATCGCTTTATGTACTAACCTTCGATTTCATGCTTTATGTACTAACCTTCGATTTCATATAACTGAGCAGGGCAGACACTGTTGGTGAGAACAACTTATTGTGCCAGTATTTGGTCATCTGCAGAATTTGGCCGTGCCTGCTGTATTGctgtaaataaaaggagaatCAAACGAACATCACGGTTATCGAAGGTAGTATGACATGATTTAGGTCACTGAAAGTGAGAAATGAAATCTTGTTAAAAACAGCATTACATATTACCATGATTtagaagatgaacgctattcgtatggaacaagtccatagggccactgacttgaaattcaggcttccaaagaatatgttgtacaagaccataggggccactgactttgaaattcaggcttccaaagaatatgttgtacaagaccataggggccactgacttgaaattcaggcttccaaagaagatgTTGTACAagaccataggggccactgacgtgaaattcaggcttccaaagaatatgttgaacaagaccataggggccactgatttgaaattcaggcttccaaagaatatgttgtacaagaccataggggccactgacgtgaaattcaggcttccaaagaatatgttgtacAAGACcgtaggggccactgacttgaaattcaggcttccaaagaatgttgttcattaggaagaagtgagaggaggtagagggaactacagaaagaagagttctcacttattaaaaaaattaataaatagataaaactgtattaaaatgcaagatgaatagtagtatattagggtagtaatgcattgcacctttgcttAAGCTTTGCCGAGTGTTTGAAGCTCAGTAAAATCCgggaatacttaaaacccctctaaaaacacttagaactgcttattttgatagccCAAAtgcaaaaaatgcttataccagagtactttaatagttttatcacaaaaaggtCATTTAGtcgtgaaaattatatgaaaatacagtaattagtgaatatttctgtgtataatactgcgaatgggcgaattttctgtgaataatgtgtatattcaTTCCACAGATAAACCCGCGAATaagtgagtccgcgaatcgtgagaccgcgaatacgggggttttactgtaacTGGTACGGTTCCTTTCAAAAGGGGCTTTAGAAGCGTTCCCCTCATCAAAACTGTCTGAAGCAAGTGTAAAATCTGCAACAGTGCAGCATTTTCAGCTTCTTCTTATCAAGAATCTTACCTCATCACATTGCTGGAGCGCAGTGAAGTCGTTTGTTTTCTCTCTCGTTGACTGGATCCAGTTTTCGATCTCTTTTCGACAGCGCTGACCTGCGTGACAAGCACCTTCCGTGTCCTCGATGGTCTCACTTTTCTTTAGGACTGTGTGAAAGTCTGACATTTTCCTCTCTGATTGACTTCCTTCAGACAAGAAGGATTTAATCACATCTTGTTCCTTTTTAATCATCGTTTTCAAAACGGTTTGACCCTGAAGAATTTCCTGAAAAGCCTCTAATTGCTTGTCCACTTTGGCGTCGTAGGAGCTTAATTTGTCTTGATAATCTTGAAGATGGGTAATGTAATCATTTCTTAATTTTGCAGACACCTTCATTTGttccttttctccctctttcattctttccaagGCATCTCTTGCGGACAAAGCAGGACACGAGGGAGGAGGGTGGTCCACAACAGTGCAGTCGCGACATATCCAGACCTCGCATTTGCCACACCAGAAAAGTCGGAACGATCCGTGTTCGCCGCAGATGCCAGCGTGGAGCTTGGGTTCCTGTGACAAGGGCTTAGCCTTGGTCAGAGAAGGCTTCCAGCGAGAAGTTGTTGGCAGCGTTTCTCTGCTTGCTCTGAGCGATCCTGCCACTTTAAGCAGCGTATAATTGACTGAAACCTCACCGGCATTATCGATTGCGTGAGTCTTTCTGCAAGACGGACAGAGAAGTGGCCCTTCCTTCAGGCTCTTAATAATACAAGTGTGGCAGAAGCTGTGTCCACATGGCAAGGTGCGGGGAAGGCGGTCGCTCTCATCAAAGCCTTGGAAGCAGATATCACAGTCCAGACTTTCCATTCTGGGGAGAGAAATTTATACGAACTAACAAATGTTTAGAGCAAGGTACTCTAGGACAGTTAAAGCGAAGTATTTTGACTGAAACGAAACTATTATTCTCTGAAATTTTACAAGCATTAGAAACTGAGGTTCACTTGTACAgtacttatttcatttttgcatatatgAATTACTTCTTTTCATAATGCATACTCTGAATTGGATATTTGAAATAGGtatgaattgtcttttttcttcatagaaaaaatataaaaacaaaaaaaggtgcagtaaaatattcatcaaaatatataattttccaataaTGGGTCCACCACCTCTCTacccataggggggtagtgccatcagtgctcctCGCGtcttgcactgtaggcattagtactTATAAGGTTCTTTGtggtgtcccttcagcccctagctacaacctctttcattccttttactgtacctccattattattcttacttccatctgactttccaccctctgctaacaattgtttcatagtgcaactgtgaggttttcctcctgttaccccttccAAACCTTATTACTAtgaacttccctttcagcgctgaatgacctcataggtcccagcgcttggcctctggcctaaattctgtattccaatccaGTCCATtacctctctatctctttcacagtaagaagaaatgaaactgcATTCAGTAGTTTTCTTGGCTTTCCTGTCGTTTAACTGGGTGCGAAAGATCTTTGACCACTTACACAAAGATTAGCAATCACATGATCACCAGATGCTTTGATCTGTCGCGCAGGAAAGTCTACAGCACAAATCAAATCACTGAGATGTGGCAAGGCTTGTGCAATTTCCCAGctgaatttgtcattttctgatgaTATCAAAAGGTTCAAGAGAATCTGAGGTGCAAGAGCTATAAAACATTGCACAATAGGTGGGTTAAATCTGTAGCGTTAACAAGGAACCCAACATGGACAGGCCGGTGAATCAGAGATAGCAGAACTGTGGAGATTACGGTAAAATTTGGTTGAGCTATGGCTGCGTGTTTGGTTCAAAGAGGCTTACTGTAAAACTTACCCACAGTAGATTAGAAATGTGTAAGACAAGTTTCTTCACGacttataaaatatttaccttaGGCTGCTGGTGCCCTTACCGGCAAAGGTTTCTAACTGACCAGAATCTTACACCTTGTGTCCAAGAAATGTCGATTTATCCAGTACCCAGACAAAAAGGAGGTTGTTGATGCAGTGGTGAAGAAGCCCTTAAAACGAATTTAATCAAATCCGGCTCGGTATCTCCCTCTCACTTGCAACGCTCTCGCTGATAAGGAGGATGATAACAGTATCAGAATGTTAGTCACCAGATAATACATACCCTGCTTTCTTTTCTAATGTTgggtaaattttaaatttaatgaggATAAACATTCAAAATTGATTGTGGGGCTATGTTATACACCTTGACAAAATATTAAGGACACATACACTATTTTATTGGTCCTACAAGTTCAAGAGTTTGGCTAGAAGGGTCCTCCCTCTCGAAATATCTTGAGAGACAGGAGTGCTCTCAGGTGACGTGTCCGACGCTGGGACTCCAAAGATAGCCATTACACTTCAAGCTGGAATTCAGATAGGCGtggttgacacacacacacacacacaggaaaattTGTCATACCGTACAGTTATCTAGCGAGTGGCATAGTTCAAACCACAGCAAGTTACCTTGTTTAGTGCTCATTGTGTTTAAGCCTTTTAGGAATGCAAAACTTTCAATTAGAAATCAAGAACAAAACAGTGTTTTCCATCAGTACAGTATTTATTGTgatacacaaaatattatatatgtaattaagtacatttttaaaataaaatgtatattgattacattcagaggtttaagctttattactgtattttaatgctACTCTTATGATAAATGCAGTCTCATCATCGCCAAAATTCTCTTGAGATGTTGTTAGCTTAAATGAGGGGAATTTTAAAGGAATGCCATTAATGGTTACATAGTAAATTTTCTCTGCATGAAAACAATATACCATCAAAATAATCATATGGTCAGGGCTCAGGTCTTTAACTCAGAAACTAAATGGCAATCTAAAAAAATGTTCCCCTACTACCCACTTGGTATCTGACTTGCCACCCACTCTAACAattgtgaagttttcctcctgttacacctttcagaccttcttactatgaatttccctttcagcgccgaatgaccccataggtcccagcgcttggcctttggcctaaattctgtattccagttcCAGCCATCAGGATGTTCTTGTTGCCTTTTGACTCTGTGCTGTAGAAATAGGCCCACAGACACTCACTTGAACATTCTGACGTATGATGGAAGGGTGCGTGGGGCAAAAAAAGTTGAGGACCACTTGGCTAGTGCCAGTTTGTGTTCGGACACTTGGTGCAGCCTTTAACTGCAGCAGGCATTGCGGGAGGAGGACGACTTATCCAAACACAGGATCTTTCTTGGATGgtgaccctcaagggttttaacccgcatgcatccacctttgcggcgtgtttagtacaagcccgttagggGTGACCGAAAAAACTTACACAGAAGGCTGtgaatatcatgaagataatgacatCCAAAAAGtattagccc
This Macrobrachium rosenbergii isolate ZJJX-2024 chromosome 42, ASM4041242v1, whole genome shotgun sequence DNA region includes the following protein-coding sequences:
- the LOC136828168 gene encoding uncharacterized protein; protein product: MESLDCDICFQGFDESDRLPRTLPCGHSFCHTCIIKSLKEGPLLCPSCRKTHAIDNAGEVSVNYTLLKVAGSLRASRETLPTTSRWKPSLTKAKPLSQEPKLHAGICGEHGSFRLFWCGKCEVWICRDCTVVDHPPPSCPALSARDALERMKEGEKEQMKVSAKLRNDYITHLQDYQDKLSSYDAKVDKQLEAFQEILQGQTVLKTMIKKEQDVIKSFLSEGSQSERKMSDFHTVLKKSETIEDTEGACHAGQRCRKEIENWIQSTREKTNDFTALQQCDEQYSRHGQILQMTKYWHNKLFSPTVSALLSYMKSKDSEDHLTKNDLKILTSLAPVWAVQSKSKSAPVTQSGESLLLHALKLQSPPEDAVILPYDEIVALGKQCPQVFLDLSWGGGKKETTYIQMEALSPAREASGKKAFFQLCTGEGDKSFLGSNMKEAPEKDCPRGRGRLCWEGDGRGVNINGTSLTETNITPGLVTCSLSGNSLRFSVWYKSSINEAPQRSLRPHYDDELDPYSPNKFRQFSRDPYSSPPIDNVQEDLYAFPRAGADPYSSGSRRLVDKSETLGVVTKNLQIIEEAVKRRKFKMPTILDSGLVIKDN